From Thalassophryne amazonica chromosome 5, fThaAma1.1, whole genome shotgun sequence:
TAACACTTTGTTTCACACATCGTGCAAAGAGGCCTAGTACCAAAAATATCTCATCACCAGCATTTCCTTAGCATTTCTTGAAACCAAAATAAATTGTAGCTTGTGCACAAGTCTTTTGGGGAGGAGAGAAGGTTCCTGTTTTACATTTGTTCTGCTCCACAAAAAGAAGAGTTCAAATCAGTCATTGAAAGCCAAATATTGGCATGACATTCATGTCGGTGTTGAGTTAACATCAACCTCTGAGGACAAATGTTTATGCAGTGTGATTGTGTGTGGATACCTATAATTAATCATAATATAATGTTGGGCATGTTTGCATTCTGTTGTTTTTCAGGAAAGTGACCTAGCCTCTGTGATCGTGGGTCTGATCCAGGTCATCTTTACAGGAATAGCAGCAGTGATTATGGACAAGGCTGGGAGGAAAATCCTTCTAATCGTCTCAGGTATTTAAAtttttcaaacacacacacaccatttgcCCATCGTAGGGCCCAGGGCCAAGCAttagcccacccccttttttaaaaaaatgttgattaaATGCCCACCTTAAGTTAAATTACATtgaatacatttaatgaatgagaaaaggacaaaaaatagACACATTATGGTATATAATTgggaattttatttattatataaaataaattctGAATTATTTTGAATAGTACTTGTTTATACTGCATGTTTGAATGTCTCTTAAAATGTCAGTAATAGTTTGGgatatgtttttctttttcaaaccAAGGTGTTGCCATGACAGTCAGTACCACAGCATTTGGGGTTTACTTTTACCTCATATCCAAAACTCACAATGTCACATTGAGCCACATGGTACAGAACGTCCAGCTCCATGAGAGTCAGGCAGCCCACACTGATCTGAGCTGGCTGGCCCTGACCAGCATGGCGGTCTTCATCGCAGGTGAGATGTGGACTCTGAGGTCATTTTTAGTGTCCCAACATGATGGATGAAGTAAATATTTGGGAGTGACTGGGAGTTATCCACTTCTAATTAATGTAGGGTAACAGATGGTACCTCctctgattttgtgtgtgtgctaaAAGGTATTTCAGTTGTAGGATTTTATTATGAAACTGAAAAGGCAGGTGGTGACATTATGGGTTTCAATGACATTAGTAAGACTTGAGTGCTTAGGATTTTCCCCAAATCAGGAAAAGTAGGGactgtatggaaaatgcaaatttaaaaaaagtgattcttacatttactttggttTCTGTTTCATTGCTGATGGTTTGAACCTTTCTGTGGTCAATTTCAGATCCTTTTAATATACATCATTCCTGCATttgaggcctgcaacacattcctgaAAAATTTGGAATGCTAAAATATTTACTACTTCAtaatgtcaacatttttttctgacaGCACTTAAAAGGATTACCTTTGAGAATACCAAGGGTAatgcatttcaggtgttattttgtcccattcttactGCAAACACGCCTTAAGGTGTGTGACAGTACGGTGTTGTCAATGTTGCATTTCTGCATTTCAAAATACTCCACACATTCAGGACTGGGGGCAGGCCAACACAGTAATGGTGTCTTGTTGAAAGAAATGCATGACATGAATCAAAATGCAAGAATGTTGCTAGAAAGAATGTCATCTTGAAGGTAGCATATGCTGCGCTaaaaatctcaatgtacttttctgcattaatgctgccatcacagaagtgtaaattacctttgcctaggctactgacacaaccccatagcATGATAGGCCCTGCCTTTTGaatttgttgctgataacagtctggatggttctCTTTCTCCTTGGTCTGGAACACACAGTGTCCAGTCTCTAATATGGATTACtctgaccacaatacatgtttccactgtgGAACTGTCCAAACCAGATGCCTCCAAGCTCAGAGAAGTCAACACCGCTTCTAGACCAGATTAACAttaggcttcttttttgcacaataAAGATTTAAGTGGTGTTTGTGAATATAAGTccgtattgtagtgcttgacaaaggtttcccagtcACCCtttcccatgtggttatatcagctattgatgaatgaccgttcttgatgcagtgctgtctaaGGGAGTGGAGGTCATGGGTGTTTAGCTTACGCTTCCACCCTTACCCTCTACACACTGAAATtcttccagattccttgaattgtttaatgatattatgcagaGTAGaggaagaaatatgcaaatccctttgaCTCTTTCTTTGGGGAATATTgactttttaaacatttcatttcTCATACATTTGTTGGAAAACTGGAGAACCTCTGTCCATCTTTGTTCCTCGAAGACTCATCTTTTGTGGATActattttgtaccaaatcatgaataTAATCACCTGTTGATCACATGTTTGAAGTAACATCatttttattttgcactaaacttCCTCTTGCCCACATTTTTATCCCCCGCTGGCTGAAGGCCCAAAGCGGCATTATGTTGTGggaatgtctgcctgtctgtctgtcccaaaatgggtataagcattctgaaataaTCCCCTCATGTTTTAgaaggaatttcatgaaacttggtacaagtccttgtaatagcttggtaatatgcatattgtaatcTTGTACTActagacacattttggcagagttatggcccttgattaacaaacccagactctgtcagtttcatgacttgtgtctgcattctgaaatcacataccttgaaatgttgtcagaatgtagcaagcacttgtaccaaagcagcatttggcaGCATTTGGCAGCAGGGGGTATTGTGCTCTCAGAACGCTctgttggaatgtgttgcaggaatggattatatccatccatccatccattttcttccgctttatccagagtcgggtcgcggggcagcagctcaagcaaagccgcccagacctcccgatccacacacacctcccccagctcctccggggaaaccccgaggcgttctcaagccagccaagagacgtagtccctccagcgtgtcctgggtcttccccggggcctcttcccgatgggacatgccaggaacacctctccagcgaggcgtccaggggcatccggaaaagatgcccgagccacctcagttggctccttttgacgtggaggagcagcggctccactccgagctcctcccgagttccGAGGAGGCCGAGATGGATTATATCAACAAATGAAAACTTGACTatgcaaaacatgaaatatcttgggttcatgctgTTTGCAACAAATTAAAGTCCATGTAAGGATTACTGAGTTGGTGGGTGTATTTGCATTTTCCCTAcgttccaactttttctgatttttaagctgtaaaaacaggaTTCTACATTTTATTCACTGTTTGTGAAATATTCTGAACATTATGCAACAATCCATAAAATGTGTTATGTATGCAGTCAAGTACatgagtatttggacagtgacacacttGTTATGCTTTTGCTTCTGTGCGTCACTGACCAAAAGCTCTTTGGTTTGATTCAACTCTTGAAGGTACCCTTAAGCAATGTACCCTgttcccaagttgctcccagtgtgagtgccttgcatggcaccaTGCTgacgtgtgtgtatgtggtgtgtggggggcagcatcattgtaaagtgctttgaaactCTATCTTTCCAAATAATTGAATAGGTTTTGCCCTTTATTTACATAAGTTGTTCATAAGATAGTGGTAAAATGTGCACATTTGTAACAAGGTACAGCAACTGTGTCGCATTCAACTTTGTTTCTGTGTTCAGGGTTTGCTTTGGGTTGGGGTCCAATCCCATGGCTGATCATGTCTGAGATATTCCCCTTAAAAGCGAGGGGCTTTGCCAGCGCCTGTGTTGTCCTTACTAATTGGGGCATGGCATTTGTCATCACAAAAACCTTCCAAAGCATGATGGTGAGTGCAGCAGCATGTTTTTCTTGAGGGTTCCAGTTGGAAGGCTCAAATAGTCTGAGGCAACtattttatactcaacaaaaatataaacgcaacacttttggttttgctcccattttgtatgagacgaactcaaagatctaaaactttttccacatacacaaaatatcaccatttccctcaaatattgttcacaaaccagtcgaaatctgtgatagtgagcacttctccttcgctgagataatccatcccacctcacaggtgtgccatatcaagatgctgattagacaccatgattagtgcacaggtgtgccttagactgcccacaataaaaggccactctgaaaggtgcagttttgttttattgggggggggggataccagtcagtatctggtgtgaccaccatttgcctcatgcagtgcaacacatctccttcgcatcatccgtgaagagaacacctctccaacgtgccaaacgccagcgaatgtgagcatttccccactcaagtcggttacgacgacgaactggagtcaggtcgagaccccaatgaggatgacgagcatgcagatgagcttccctgagacggtttctgacagtttgtgcagaaattctttggttatgcaaaccgattgtttcagcagctgtccgagtggctggtctcagacgatcttggaggtgaacatgctggatggaggtcctgggctggtgtggttacatgtggtctgtggtgtgaggctggttggatgtactgccaaattctctgaaacgcctttggagacggcttatggtagagaaatgaacattcaatacacgagcaacagatctggttgacattcctgctgtcagcatgccaattgcacgctccctcaaatcttgcgacatctgtggcattgtgctgtgtgataaaactgtacctttcagagtggccttttattgtgggcagtctaaggcacacctgtgcactaatcatggtgtctaatcagtatcttgatatggcacacctgtgaggtgggatggattatctcagcaaaggagaagtgcccactatcacagatttcgagtggtttgtgaacaatatttgagggaaatggtgatattgtgtatgtggaaaaagttttagatctttgagttcatctcatacaaaatgggagcaaaaccaaaagtgttgcatttatatttttgttgagtgtttttATGATGTCTCTTGAAAAAAAAGCTTGTCTGCGGAAATCAAATTCAAGATGTAATTTTGTTGAAATCATGTCCTTGTGATGTATCGCATCAACTTAATGTTAGATTATTTTCCAGCAGTCATGCAATAATTATTTCATTACTCTTGCTGCAAAAGAGGAAGAGGCTGTCTGTGGTGGTATTTTCACAATGCAAAGGTTCAAGAAAACTTTATGGATAAACTTTGCATACAGTCACCCCATAACACtggtcaaggtcagaggtcatcatTTATTCTCCACAGTGACTTCTTTGAATGCaaagaattttcagtttcaattttcaatttattttcatttatatagcaccaaatcacaacagagttgcctcaaagcgcttcacacgtaaggtctaaccttaccaacccccagagcaacagtggtagggaaaaactccctctgaggaagaaacctcaagcagaccagactcaaaggggtgaccctctgtttgggccatgctacaaacataaattacagaacaattcacggacgaatatgcaagaaatgcaattggcgcacaggacaggaggatcgccaacacgaacacaactcccatctcggatggagctgcaccttaaacagagaaaaaacagaatcaggcatcagaaagacaagaaatgctgtataatttgtcagcattaaacaataagaaaaacagagaaatactaaggtgatcgacgGCCACTaccaaacttcactaaaagacccagaatttaggtaaagttgaggccgcggcccactccaattactaataaaatgaattaagagtaaaacgcataaaacaaaactgtaccattatgctagccatatgaaagggaaaataagtgcgtcttaagtctggacttgaaagtctccacagaatctgactgttttattgacgcagggagatcagtccacagaacaggggcacgataagagaaagctctgtgacccgcagacttcttattcaccttagggacacaaagtagtcctgcaccctgagaacgtaaagcctgggccagtacgtaaggtttaattaggtcagctaggtaggagggtgccagtccatgaataattttataggttagtagcagaaccttaaaatttgatctcactgggacaggaagccagtgaagagatgccaaaatggatgtaatgtggtcaaactttctgcttcgtgtcaaaagtctggctgcagcattttgaaccaattggagacccctaatgctagactgccgtaaaccagaaaatagaacattgcagtagtccaatctagaagagataaatgcatggatcgggtctcagcatcagccatagacaggatgggacgaatcttcgctatatttcgcaggtggaagaagcaGTCCTagcaatatttctaatgtggagggcaaaggacaacaaaggatcaaaaattaccccaaggttcctcactttgtcagtgtgatgtatgacacacgagccaaggctgtgcgttaactggtcaaattgatgccgatgtctcactggaccaagaaccatcatttcagtcttatcagagtttaaaagtaggaagtttctagacatccaacttctcacaaaGAATAATTTCACCCACAGCTGATGGATAAACTGTGGCTTGTCCTCACAATGCATGTCATGTTAAGGTCATAGGTCTAAGGTCAAGGTTAATTCAGAGGCCATCATCTAAAATACATTAATGACCCCATCTCAGGGACTGCATGAGACCTTGAAGCATAATTTTGTGCATAGGCTTCTTTCGTGCTGTGGCAGAGAATAAATAATAATCAGATATTAGTGCTTGTATctggacttttctgatgtttcagTCCCACTTCAGATTCTGTGGGTCCTGTGGTGCCTAAATGACCAAGCCAGTCTCACTGAATTGGTTTATCAGATTTAGTTTTCAAGGGTTTTCATTGTCTGAGTAAGATGACCATGTTGCTCTTTTGACGATTGTCTGCTGTGACCTCTGACAGGACCTCCTAACCACAGCTGGGACCTTCTGGATGTTTGGTACCATGTGCACCCTCAGCGTCATCTTCACCATGGCCTTCATTCCAGAGACAAAGGGCAAGACACTTGAGCAAATCGAAGCCAATTTCAGGGGAACACCAGCCTCCTGAAGCACTGGCCTGCCAAAATGAAAGTTACACATGTAATAACTAATAAATCTGTTGAATCACACCTCACATTAGGGAACATTCAACCACCTTTATTATATTTTGTGAATGACATGGGGAATGGCTAGTTGACTGGTCAATGActgttatacagttgtatgcaaaggtttgggtacccctgataattttcatgattttcttttataaatcattggttgtctagatcagaaattttagttaaatatatcacatagcagacaaacactgatatttgagaagtgaaatgaagtttctagtatttacagaaagtgtgcaataattatttaaacaaaatgaggcaggtgcataaatttgggtgcccttgtcattttattgatttgaaaatatttagcactaattattggaacacaaaattggtttggtaagctcattgacccttgacctccttacacaggtgaatccaatcatgagaaagggtacataaagtggccatttgcaaatgtttcccctctttgcatctcttctaatgagtggcaacatgggtgcctctaaacaactcttaaatgacctgaaaacaaagattgttcaacatcatgtttttaagggaaggatacaaaaagctatctcagagattcagctgtcagttttcactgtgaggaacattttgaggaaatggaagactgcaggcacagtactagttaaggcccaaagtggcaggccaagaaaaatctcagataagctgaagtgaaggatggtcagaacagtcatagtcaacttacagacctgctccaaagacctacaacacggtcttgctgcaaatagtgtctctgtgcatcgttcaactatacagcgcaattTGCACAGAGAtgcagtaatgcagaggaagccttttctgcatacacgccacaaacaatcgcttgaggtatgttaaagtacatttggacaagccagcttcattttggaataagatgctgtggactggtgaaactaaaattgagttatttggacataaggggcggaaaaagaacacagcattacaAGAAAAACagtatttggaggtggttccatcatgctatggggctgtgtggccagtgcaggtactgggaatcttgttaaagttgagggtcacatggattccagtcaatatcagtacattcttgagaacaatgttcatgaatcagtgacaaagttgaagttgcgccagggctggatctttcagaaAGATAACGaccttaaacactgctcaaaatctacgaaGGCAGagcaacaagtacaacattctggaatggccatctcagtccccagacctgaatattattgaaaatctgtggtgtgattttaatcgggttgtccatgctcagaagccaataaacctgagatgttttgtaaagaatggtccaaaataccttcaaccagaatccagactctcactggaagctataggaagcatttagagggtgttatttttgcaaaaggaggatctactaaatatcaaggtttttttttttctgttggggtgccaaatttatgcacctgcctaattttgtttaaagaattattgcacactttctgtaaatcctatgcaCTTTAGTTCACTTCTCAAAtaccactgtgtttgtctgctatatgatatatttaacttaaattGCTGGTCCAAACAacgaatgatttataaaagaaaatcatgaaaatcatcaggggcgCCCAAACTTTTACACACACCTGTATCAGGTTTGACTCTTGCATCTGTACCTTTGTACTTTGgtcattggtagcaaggaaatgGAAATAGGTGGAAAGAGGCATTTTTTACCCCCTTAATTCAGATTTGAACCTGTTCCCCAGACACTAACCAAACACCAGAATATGGAATTAATCATTTGTAATTTCTACATTATCTTTAATCATTTGTGATCAGCTAACGTTCCCTAATACCGATCAAGTCATGCATGAAATAACTGATTATTTGTAACAACAACTGATCCCGTTTCATTTTCCGGCAGCAAAGACCTCATTCAAGTTTAGGTCAAGCTTGAGACCTGTACCAAAAGGGGATAACGTTCCGTTTTACAATTTAAATGTACTGAGCAAGTACAAGGCTGAAGAGCATCTGATGATTTATTCTTTGAGTTACATGATGGTACATTTAACCACCAAAGTACCTGTGCAGCTACCTCCAGTAACACTACACTGTCCCCTGGGGCCAATAgtgtcttttatatatatatataaaatcagctTTGTTCTAGTTTATATGAATcagcagttcctcctctgtgcagGGTCTGATTTATTCTCAGGTATTGTACAGTTTTCTGGTCACTAGGTTTTAACGTGGAATAAATGACTGCAGAAATGTACCTGTATGTTTGCATAACAGTTCTGTGAAAAACTGAGGTTTTGTATTCTTTCCTGTCAGAGATCAGTGATGAGTGATAAGTGAATATTCATGAAGTGCATCATGTGAACAGTGTGAGTTCAAGTAATTTTCACATTTGAATgctggtttgttttttgtggagaaaaaaggGGTAACATTTTTGTAGACATCAACATAAAGAAAACTTCTGTAGTGTAGTTCTGTGCACTCTggtcaaaaatcaatcaatcaaaacttTATTGTAGTGGTACCTGAAATTGCTCCCTTGTTCACTTAGGCACTGCCACATAATCTTCGGGTAAATTGAAACTTTCTGTACTCTTCAAGTTCATATGTGAAACACTGTATCGTGAGAAATACTTTGAATGctttttttgttaaatttgaataaatcataaatgagGCAAAGGATTCTACATCTTAT
This genomic window contains:
- the LOC117511158 gene encoding solute carrier family 2, facilitated glucose transporter member 8-like gives rise to the protein MVDLKDRGVYKPLMIGVMLMVFQQLSGINAIMFYAKTIFEQAHFKESDLASVIVGLIQVIFTGIAAVIMDKAGRKILLIVSGVAMTVSTTAFGVYFYLISKTHNVTLSHMVQNVQLHESQAAHTDLSWLALTSMAVFIAGFALGWGPIPWLIMSEIFPLKARGFASACVVLTNWGMAFVITKTFQSMMDLLTTAGTFWMFGTMCTLSVIFTMAFIPETKGKTLEQIEANFRGTPAS